Genomic segment of Buchnera aphidicola (Aphis fabae):
TTAATAAATCGAATTTCTAAAAAAGAAGTTTATGGTTTAACATTGCCTTTGCTTGTACAATCTAATGGTATTAAATTTGGTAAAACAGAATCTGGAACTATTTGGTTAGATTCTAAAAAAACAACTCCTTATAAGTTTTATCAGTTTTGGAAAAATATAGAAGATTCTAATGTTTATAGTTTTTTAAAATTATTTACTTTTTTAGATTGTAATGAAATTAATAAAAGAGAAATAAACAAATATAAAAATAATCAAATTATTAATGATAAATCTTATTTATCTAAATATATGACTCGTTTAGTACATGGTGAAGAAAATTTATTAGCAGCAGAAAGAATTACAGACATTCTTTTTTTAAAGAATATACACGAGATCAAAAAATCTGATTTACAACAACTGAAAAAAGATGGAATACCTTCTATTGAAGTATATCAAATAAAAGATTTACAAGAAGCATTAGTATTATGCTCACTAGCTCAATCTCGAACACAAGCAAAAAACATGATAATATCTAATTCTATATCTATTAATACTAATAAAATTATAAATAAAAATCATGTTTTTCATGATAATGATAAATTATTCAATCAATTTACTTTAATTTCAAGGGGAAAAAAAAATCATTGCCTTATAGATTGGAAATAATTTATTTATTAGTATGTATTCATTAAATTATTAACTAATTGAAAAACTTTCGCCACAACCACAAAATTTTTCTAATTTAGGATTATAAAATTTAAATACTTTATTAATATTGTGTTTTATAAAATCAATCTTAATACCATTTAAAAATGGAATATCTTTTTTAGAAATTTGTATTAGAATATTTTCATGAAAAAATATTATATTATCTTCTGTTTCTGATATTTTTTTGCTATTAATTAATTCCATTATATATCGAAAACCTGCGCATCCAGATTTTTTTATGCTTAATTTTATTCCCTTATTTTCTGTATTAAGATTAATTAAAAATGATATTTGTTTGATAGCACTTTTAGTTATCTCAATTCCTTTCCATTTATATTGATTAAATAAATAAGTATTTTCTTGTTTTTTTTCCATTTTTTTCTCTTTAATTACTTTTAATAAAAAAATATTCTTTAAATAATAATTTAGATTGATTTCGATACATCTTTAAAGCGTATTATTTTTTCTTTCATAATTTTTAAAAATTTAATGTTATAATTTTTTAATTATTTGTTACTCATCATTTATAATATCAAGATATTGATAAAAATATTGAGGTGAAACAATTATATGCAAAATCCAAAAGAAAAAATGGATTTATCGCAGTTTATTTTATCATTAATATTTATTATTGCTATAAGCATTACAAGTTTTTTAATAATAAAACCATTTATATTAGGATTTTCATGGGCTAGTACAATTGTAATTTCAACTTGGCCTCTTATGTTAAAAATACAAAAATTTTTAGGAGGTAGGCGTTTAATTGCTCTTATTAGTATGATTATTATTTTATTATTATTATTTATTATTCCAATAGTACTTTTAGTAAATAGTTTGGTTGCAACAAGTATTCCACTTATTCATTGGTTTAGTTCAAATTCCTTAGAATTTCCAGAATTAATTTGGCTTCAAGACATACCACTTATTGGAAAAAAAATTTTTATTAGCTATAAAGAATTATTAGATAGTGATGGAGCAGAATTAATTAAAGAAGTGAGACCATATATGGGTCGTACGACTGAATTTTTTATAATTCAAGCTAAAAATTTTGGATTGCTTGTTATACATTTAACTTTAATGTTATTGTTTAGTATTGTACTTTATTGGAATGGTGAAAAAATTAGCAATACAATTCGTCAATTTGCATCTCGTATCAATTCTAAAAATGGAGATGCTATTATTTTACTGACAGTTCGAGCTATTAGATCTGTTGCATTAGGAGTTGTAGTAACAGCTTTAATTCAAGCTTTCTTATCTGGGTTAGGTTTATTGGTTTCAGGTATTCCATATTGGACTTTATTAATGATTTTAATTGTTTTTTCTTGTTTGATTCAATTGGGTCCATTACCAATTTTAATACCATCTATTATATGGCTTTATTGGCATAGTGATACTACATGCGGTACATTGTTATTAATTTGGAGTTGTTTTGTGTTTATATTAGATAATATACTTCGGCCTTTTTTTATACGAATGGGTTCTGATTTACCAACTTTTTTAATTTTATTAGGTGTTATAGGTGGTTTAATAGCTTTTGGAATGATTGGATTGTTTATTGGGCCAGTCGCATTAGTAATATTGTATAGATTAACAATATCTTGGATATATGGCATCTCTATTAATTCATTTATTAATAATATAAATGTAAAATCTAAAATTAATTAATAATAAGTAAAATTAATAGTAATATAATTTTTAAATTTTAAGTTGTAAAAAAATATTAGTTAATTTAATCTAAAAAATAGAATAATTACTTTTAAAAAATAAATAAAAAATTATGATATTATAAAAAATAATTTAATTATGTTTAATATTTACTGAACAGAATATTAATAATCTTGTATAATTGTATTATTTTTAGGATTTTATCTTCATTTTATTTCCTATTTTAAGCTTTTTTTATTATGTTTAAAGTATACTATTATACTTCTTTTCTCTAAAAATATAATGTTTTCTTTAGTATTGAGTATGTGAGAAAATTTATTAGAGACAAGTTTATGATTAATGAGTTTATCGTGATTTGATCACATCTTGATATTCTTTTTAGAATAAAAAATTCATTTAGAGAATAAAATGAAAAAAACAGATGAACTACGTACAATACGAATTGATCCATTAATAACTCCCTCTGAATTAGCAAAAAAATATGTTATTACTTCAGATATTATGGATAATGTTATTATAACAAGACAAAATATTGCCCGAATTATGACTGGTCAAGATTTGCGTTTACTTGTTGTAATAGGTCCATGTTCTGTTCACGATCCTATAGCTGCAGTTGAATATGCTCATCGATTATATGAGTTGCGTAAAAAATATGAAGATCGTCTTGAAATTATAATGCGTACATATTTTGAGAAACCAAGAACAGTAGTAGGTTGGAAAGGATTGATTTCAGATCCAGATTTAGATGGTAGTTTTAGAGTAAATCATGGGCTTTCTGTTGCACGTAAATTATTATTAGATATCAATACACTAGGAATGCCTGCTGCAACAGAATTTTTAGATATAGTAGTAGGTCAATTTATTGCAGATTTAATTAGTTGGGGAGCTATTGGAGCTAGAACTACTGAAAGTCAAATTCATAGAGAAATGGCTTCTGCACTTTCATGTCCAGTGGGTTTCAAGAATGGTACTGATGGTAATATACGTATTGCAATTGATGCTATTAGAGCTGCAAAAGCTCGTCATTTATTCTTTGCTCCAAATAAAGATGGACAAATGACTATTAATCATACTAGTGGAAATCCATATGGACATATTATTATGAGAGGTGGTCGAACTCCGAATTATCATGCTAAAGATATTGAGTTAGCAATAAAAGATTTACGTGAATTTAATTTAATAGAACATTTAATGATTGATTTCAGTCATGGTAATTGTTTAAAAGAACATATTCGTCAAAAAAATGTTGCTGTATCTGTTGCAAATCAAATTTCTTTAGGATCAAAAAATATATTTGGGGTAATGATTGAAAGCTTTTTAGAAGAAGGTTTTCAAAAAGTCTCAAAAAATAAACCATTAATATATGGGAAATCAATTACTGATGCATGTTTAAATTGGGAAGATAGTGTTTTAATTATCAAACAATTAGCAGATGCAGTAGATACTCGTTTTTAGTTTATATGCTAGTCAAAATTTTGACTAGCATGTTTTTAGTTAAAAACATTTAATTCTATAAAATTAAATTTTTTATAAATTATTAAAAATATTTTTAAATAAAAGGTATATAAGAATGCCTGTAATAAGATTTTGTGATGGGAGTAAAGAAATTTACGAGCATTCTATTTCATTAATAGAAATTTTAAAGCATAAATATC
This window contains:
- a CDS encoding 3-deoxy-7-phosphoheptulonate synthase; this translates as MKKTDELRTIRIDPLITPSELAKKYVITSDIMDNVIITRQNIARIMTGQDLRLLVVIGPCSVHDPIAAVEYAHRLYELRKKYEDRLEIIMRTYFEKPRTVVGWKGLISDPDLDGSFRVNHGLSVARKLLLDINTLGMPAATEFLDIVVGQFIADLISWGAIGARTTESQIHREMASALSCPVGFKNGTDGNIRIAIDAIRAAKARHLFFAPNKDGQMTINHTSGNPYGHIIMRGGRTPNYHAKDIELAIKDLREFNLIEHLMIDFSHGNCLKEHIRQKNVAVSVANQISLGSKNIFGVMIESFLEEGFQKVSKNKPLIYGKSITDACLNWEDSVLIIKQLADAVDTRF
- the tyrS gene encoding tyrosine--tRNA ligase, which codes for MNHVNLVDELRQRNLISHVTNESMLKKNIENNSISLYCGFDPTEESLHVGHLLPLITLKRFQMQGHIPVILIGGATSLIGDPSFKEKERLLNFDNKIDIWSIKISKQISSFLDINSSMNRAIILNNKKWFEKINILSFLRDVGKHFSINTMINREAVKQRIKRSDQGISFTEFSYNLLQAYDFFILNKKKQVSLQIGGSDQWGNISAGMHLINRISKKEVYGLTLPLLVQSNGIKFGKTESGTIWLDSKKTTPYKFYQFWKNIEDSNVYSFLKLFTFLDCNEINKREINKYKNNQIINDKSYLSKYMTRLVHGEENLLAAERITDILFLKNIHEIKKSDLQQLKKDGIPSIEVYQIKDLQEALVLCSLAQSRTQAKNMIISNSISINTNKIINKNHVFHDNDKLFNQFTLISRGKKNHCLIDWK
- a CDS encoding iron-sulfur cluster assembly accessory protein; translation: MEKKQENTYLFNQYKWKGIEITKSAIKQISFLINLNTENKGIKLSIKKSGCAGFRYIMELINSKKISETEDNIIFFHENILIQISKKDIPFLNGIKIDFIKHNINKVFKFYNPKLEKFCGCGESFSIS
- the ydiK gene encoding AI-2E family transporter YdiK, which codes for MQNPKEKMDLSQFILSLIFIIAISITSFLIIKPFILGFSWASTIVISTWPLMLKIQKFLGGRRLIALISMIIILLLLFIIPIVLLVNSLVATSIPLIHWFSSNSLEFPELIWLQDIPLIGKKIFISYKELLDSDGAELIKEVRPYMGRTTEFFIIQAKNFGLLVIHLTLMLLFSIVLYWNGEKISNTIRQFASRINSKNGDAIILLTVRAIRSVALGVVVTALIQAFLSGLGLLVSGIPYWTLLMILIVFSCLIQLGPLPILIPSIIWLYWHSDTTCGTLLLIWSCFVFILDNILRPFFIRMGSDLPTFLILLGVIGGLIAFGMIGLFIGPVALVILYRLTISWIYGISINSFINNINVKSKIN